The proteins below are encoded in one region of Phaseolus vulgaris cultivar G19833 chromosome 1, P. vulgaris v2.0, whole genome shotgun sequence:
- the LOC137816546 gene encoding zinc finger protein ZAT10-like: MALEALNSPTTTVPSFPFDHPTIPWAKRKRSKRSRDHPSEEEYLALCLIMLARGTTTTTTPTPDPSSKLTYKCSVCHKTFPSYQALGGHKASHRKLALADDHPTSSAATSTSIATASGRAHECSICHKSFPTGQALGGHKRCHYEGNNNNNNNNGNSTSVVTASEGVGSTHSHHRDFDLNIPAFPDLTTKPGEDEVESPHPVMKKPRLFVVPKIEIPHFL, from the coding sequence ATGGCTTTGGAAGCTCTCAACTCCCCCACAACAACTGTTCCATCTTTCCCCTTTGACCACCCAACCATTCCATGGGCAAAACGCAAGCGTTCCAAGCGTTCCCGCGACCACCCTTCCGAAGAAGAGTACCTCGCTCTCTGCCTCATCATGCTCGCCCGCggcaccaccaccaccaccaccccaACCCCAGATCCTTCCTCCAAGCTCACCTACAAATGCTCCGTCTGCCACAAAACCTTCCCCTCCTACCAGGCTCTCGGCGGACACAAGGCCAGCCACCGGAAACTCGCGCTCGCCGACGACCACCCCACCTCCTCCGCCGCCACTTCTACCAGCATCGCCACCGCCTCCGGCAGGGCCCACGAGTGCTCCATCTGTCACAAGTCCTTCCCCACAGGACAGGCCCTCGGCGGACACAAACGTTGTCACTACGAAGgtaacaacaataataacaacaacaacgGAAACAGCACGAGTGTTGTAACCGCCTCGGAAGGTGTGGGGTCCACTCACAGCCACCACCGTGATTTTGATCTGAATATCCCTGCTTTTCCCGATTTAACAACGAAGCCGGGAGAAGACGAGGTTGAGAGCCCTCACCCCGTGATGAAGAAACCGCGTCTCTTCGTGGTTCCCAAGATCGAAATTCCTCATTTTCTCTGA
- the LOC137815404 gene encoding transcription factor bHLH84, whose protein sequence is MEPVGAFPDGEWDCFRGMFASEDHFTSEFPLLLGGGDELNIVTEQANFCGAPEAGENELMFYSLDAHNSNSSQYISQESSYSNSSNCSGDDTVFIANPGSSNYYFSYPDHMSPNNACVYSLDEKHFAPFAPSLANIATEESVKLYEDLASDGLENSECNQMEPIVFPTKRKNDVPADGKINNRSENHKKKPRVSKDVQGCMKNKWSKKNQKNDSNREDAEETNAGSDGQSSSSNMSEDDNKENVGGATSESKSVLNSNGKTRASRGSATDPQSLYARKRRERINERLRILQNLVPNGTKVDISTMLEEAVNYVKFLQLQIKLLSSDDLWMYAPLAYNGLDIGLNLT, encoded by the exons ATGGAACCTGTTGGTGCCTTCCCTGATGGAGAATGGGATTGCTTTCGTGGAATGTTTGCCAGTGAGGATCATTTCACATCGGAGTTTCCTCTTCTGCTTGGTGGAGGCGATGAACTGAACATTGTGACAGAGCAAGCCAATTTTTGTGGTGCTCCTGAAGCTGGTGAAAATGAGCTGATGTTTTATTCTTTAGATGCTCATAACTCAAATTCTTCACAGTATATTTCTCAGGAAAGTAGCTATAGTAATAGTAGCAATTGTAGTGGTGATGACACTGTCTTCATTGCCAATCCGGGTAGCTCAAACTATTATTTTAGTTACCCTGATCATATGTCACCAAATAATGCATGTGTATATTCCTTGGATGAGAAACATTTTGCCCCTTTTGCTCCATCGCTTGCTAACATTGCAACTGAAGAGAGTGTGAAGCTGTATGAAGATTTGGCAAGTGACGGATTGGAGAATTCTGAGTGCAATCAAATGGAACCTATTGTTTTTCCCACCAAGAGGAAGAATGATGTGCCTGCTGATGGTAAAATCAACAACAGATCAGAGAATCACAAGAAAAAACCTCGTGTTTCAAAAGAT GTGCAAGGATGTATGAAGAACAAATGGTCCAAGAAGAATCAGAAAAATGACAGCAATAGGGAAGATGCAGAAGAGACTAATGCAGGATCAGATGGACAAAGCTCAAGTAGTAACATGTCAGAGGATGATAACAAGGAAAATGTTGGAGGAGCTACTTCAGAATCTAAATCTGTTCTCAACTCAAATGGAAAAACAAGAGCAAGTAGGGGATCAGCAACAGATCCCCAGAGCCTATATGCAAGG AAAAGAAGAGAGAGAATAAATGAACGATTAAGAATCCTACAGAATCTTGTCCCTAATGGAACCAAG GTTGATATAAGTACAATGCTTGAAGAGGCAGTCAATTATGTGAAATTTTTGCAGCTACAAATCAAG CTTTTAAGCTCAGATGATCTATGGATGTATGCTCCACTTGCTTATAATGGGCTTGACATTGGACTCAATCTAACATGA